The proteins below are encoded in one region of Sulfolobus sp. A20:
- a CDS encoding TATA-box-binding protein, producing MVNIENIVATVTLEQNLDLYAMERSIPNIEYDPDQFPGLIFRLEQPKVTALIFKSGKMVVTGAKSTEELIKAVKRIIKTLKKYGIKIIGKPKIQIQNIVASANLHVHVNLDKAAYLLENNMYEPEQFPGLIFRMDEPRVVLLIFSSGKMVITGAKREDEVSKAVKRIFDRLSELDCIKPVEEEELEL from the coding sequence ATCGTCAATATTGAAAATATTGTAGCCACGGTGACATTGGAACAAAATCTAGACCTATACGCCATGGAAAGAAGCATTCCAAATATAGAATACGATCCGGATCAATTTCCTGGATTAATTTTCAGACTTGAACAACCTAAAGTAACTGCGTTAATATTTAAGTCAGGGAAAATGGTAGTTACTGGAGCCAAGAGTACAGAGGAGTTAATAAAAGCTGTAAAAAGAATTATAAAAACTCTCAAGAAATATGGTATAAAAATTATAGGTAAGCCTAAGATACAAATACAAAATATCGTAGCCTCAGCTAACTTACATGTTCACGTAAACCTAGATAAAGCTGCCTATTTGCTAGAGAACAATATGTATGAACCAGAACAATTCCCCGGTTTAATATTCAGAATGGATGAACCCAGAGTTGTTCTATTAATATTCAGTAGCGGTAAGATGGTAATTACAGGGGCTAAGAGAGAAGACGAAGTATCCAAGGCTGTAAAAAGAATCTTCGACAGATTAAGTGAACTTGACTGTATAAAACCGGTAGAGGAAGAAGAATTAGAGCTTTAG
- a CDS encoding BadF/BadG/BcrA/BcrD ATPase family protein → MEYLLIDAGGTSTKVYFYDGKEISKEHRFPPASVATVGIHNSVSRLTNIISSFNRKFDGIAISLAGIDTNTIARQVKGILYRNLSDYSDKVIIEHDAHVVLLSNAPTGCIVISGTGSIVYGYDGKKKIIKGDRGWLVGDICSGFWLGREFLRYVLNEFQGLSRRSLIPYSNFKNEEELVRFLYENSCDQAKIANFSNNLLKAVENNNRKAINILSSCISSLSSIVRVVCNSVHSNTVYYFGGMFNSEIYTSFFTREVEKRGIKGVKSKNVVNGLINLLKL, encoded by the coding sequence ATGGAGTATCTTCTAATAGATGCAGGTGGTACGTCAACTAAAGTATATTTTTATGATGGAAAAGAAATAAGTAAAGAACATAGGTTCCCTCCAGCGAGCGTAGCAACAGTAGGTATTCATAATTCCGTTTCACGACTTACTAATATAATATCTTCATTTAATAGAAAATTTGATGGAATTGCCATCTCATTGGCAGGCATAGATACCAATACTATAGCCAGACAAGTTAAAGGAATTCTATACAGGAACTTATCAGATTATTCAGACAAAGTAATAATAGAACATGATGCCCATGTAGTTCTATTATCTAATGCTCCAACTGGCTGTATAGTTATCTCTGGAACTGGAAGCATAGTTTATGGATATGATGGGAAGAAGAAGATAATAAAAGGAGATAGAGGTTGGTTAGTAGGTGATATCTGCTCAGGATTCTGGTTAGGTAGAGAGTTCCTAAGATACGTTCTGAACGAATTTCAAGGACTATCACGTAGAAGTTTAATTCCTTACTCTAACTTCAAAAATGAGGAGGAGTTGGTCAGATTTCTGTACGAGAACTCTTGTGATCAGGCAAAAATAGCTAATTTTTCAAATAATCTACTAAAAGCTGTAGAGAATAATAATAGAAAGGCTATCAATATACTAAGTAGTTGTATATCATCACTGTCTAGTATTGTTAGAGTAGTTTGTAATTCTGTTCATTCAAACACTGTATATTATTTCGGCGGGATGTTTAATTCAGAAATTTATACTTCATTCTTCACTAGAGAAGTTGAAAAAAGAGGTATAAAGGGGGTTAAGAGCAAAAATGTAGTAAACGGTTTAATTAACCTACTAAAGCTCTAA
- a CDS encoding DUF5622 domain-containing protein — protein MLKHGKYIYVDLGNKYLKVRVLKSRDENSPDRYVLTRFVTKYRPRNVEIVKLDNLPIEVRDKITNYFL, from the coding sequence ATGCTAAAGCATGGAAAGTATATTTATGTAGACCTAGGAAATAAATACTTGAAGGTTAGAGTGCTTAAGAGCAGAGATGAGAACTCACCAGATAGATATGTTTTAACCAGATTCGTTACGAAATATAGACCAAGAAACGTAGAAATAGTTAAACTGGATAATTTGCCCATTGAAGTTAGAGATAAAATAACTAATTATTTTTTATAA
- a CDS encoding DUF373 family protein, with translation MVRTIVIYIDIDDDIGELGFSTPVIGEEKCKVVIDKASTMIPTDSDFNSMVVAYNVYKSLKNKGEDAEIVFITGSKQGGLEAQIEFSRKLDEIISELMPQNAVVVYDSPEDASVIPIIQSRLKILATQQVIVEQYRGVEETYALLSKYIKKALTEERYARIFLGVPGVILALAGILSALNLSVYIEPAVLIILGAAMVLKGLKIDEAIENWWENSTIMVISATISIVGILIGFINLYFQLQFNKFSLPVIEAAFIILQLLPYVTFSAIVLFGGKAISKALERDIKVWHDIIRIINIIFIYFVLFKVINSIINDKYYLITQSLYTLIIASIGIISVYITLNTLERHGILERVIKNN, from the coding sequence ATGGTAAGGACAATAGTGATTTACATTGATATAGATGATGATATAGGAGAATTAGGTTTCTCTACTCCAGTTATAGGAGAAGAGAAATGTAAGGTCGTAATAGATAAAGCATCTACTATGATTCCTACTGATTCGGATTTTAATTCCATGGTAGTGGCTTATAATGTATATAAAAGCCTGAAAAATAAAGGTGAAGATGCAGAGATAGTTTTTATAACTGGCTCTAAGCAAGGTGGTTTGGAGGCTCAAATTGAATTTTCTAGAAAATTAGACGAAATAATCTCCGAGCTTATGCCTCAGAATGCAGTGGTCGTTTACGATAGCCCTGAAGATGCTAGTGTTATACCAATAATTCAATCTAGACTTAAGATCTTAGCTACTCAGCAGGTTATAGTAGAGCAATACAGGGGGGTTGAAGAGACTTATGCATTACTAAGTAAGTATATAAAGAAGGCATTAACTGAAGAACGTTATGCAAGAATCTTCCTAGGAGTACCCGGTGTAATATTAGCATTAGCTGGAATATTGTCAGCATTAAATCTCTCCGTTTATATAGAACCTGCTGTTTTGATTATTTTAGGAGCAGCTATGGTATTAAAAGGCTTGAAAATTGATGAAGCGATAGAGAATTGGTGGGAAAATTCTACCATAATGGTAATTAGTGCCACTATTTCTATAGTAGGAATTTTAATAGGCTTTATAAATCTATATTTTCAATTACAATTTAACAAGTTTTCCCTCCCAGTGATTGAGGCAGCATTCATAATACTGCAACTATTACCTTACGTAACATTTTCTGCTATAGTCTTATTTGGAGGTAAGGCTATTTCTAAGGCTTTAGAAAGAGATATTAAAGTATGGCATGATATAATTAGGATCATAAATATAATATTTATATATTTTGTATTGTTTAAAGTAATTAACAGCATAATAAATGATAAGTATTACTTAATTACACAGTCTCTTTATACGCTCATAATAGCATCAATTGGAATAATATCGGTATATATAACGCTTAATACGTTAGAAAGACACGGAATTTTAGAAAGAGTTATAAAAAATAATTAG
- a CDS encoding coiled-coil protein — translation MSSETAEDEAYLYQKLAEVRDLINKLNQDKLDLIEKIKRLREKRAEKIKRLKELREQVNNLRQEYKMKLEEFNQLKEKKKHLIEIIQQIRKEFEEVKNISSQNLRNPNAIEKKIKELEWKLQTDERITLEDEKRIVQQIAELEKKLQIAKKFLKVKEKEAENRAELLAKRVELSSISDRIKTLLNEIGEKRKLISSLSQERKRLIEEVNSINKEIEEISNQIEDIKAKITQARNERDKLNQQLKSMKEGLLPKLPNKEILEKKKKEAEEKLKQKKRLSFEEFYILYGEIDNTDGKDNSDLH, via the coding sequence ATGTCTTCAGAAACTGCTGAAGATGAAGCATATTTATATCAAAAATTGGCTGAGGTAAGAGACCTCATAAATAAGCTTAATCAAGATAAGTTAGATCTGATCGAGAAAATAAAGAGGCTAAGGGAGAAGAGAGCAGAGAAAATAAAGAGGCTAAAAGAGCTAAGGGAACAAGTAAATAATCTTAGGCAGGAGTATAAGATGAAATTAGAGGAGTTTAATCAGTTAAAGGAAAAGAAAAAACATCTTATTGAAATTATACAACAGATAAGGAAGGAATTCGAAGAGGTTAAAAATATCTCTTCTCAGAACCTTCGTAATCCCAATGCTATAGAGAAGAAGATAAAGGAATTAGAGTGGAAGCTTCAGACTGATGAGAGGATTACTTTAGAAGATGAAAAGAGGATAGTTCAACAGATAGCCGAGCTTGAAAAAAAGTTACAGATTGCTAAGAAGTTCCTAAAAGTGAAGGAGAAGGAAGCTGAGAATAGAGCTGAATTACTAGCAAAAAGAGTGGAATTAAGTAGTATAAGTGATAGAATTAAGACTCTCCTTAATGAAATAGGAGAGAAGAGGAAGCTTATCAGTTCTTTATCTCAGGAGAGAAAAAGACTAATAGAGGAAGTTAATTCTATAAATAAAGAAATAGAGGAGATTTCTAACCAAATAGAAGATATAAAGGCTAAGATAACCCAGGCTAGAAATGAACGTGATAAATTAAATCAACAACTGAAGAGCATGAAAGAGGGACTCTTACCTAAGTTACCTAATAAGGAGATTCTAGAGAAGAAGAAGAAAGAAGCTGAAGAGAAGCTTAAACAGAAGAAGAGATTATCGTTTGAAGAATTTTATATACTTTACGGGGAAATAGATAATACAGATGGTAAGGACAATAGTGATTTACATTGA
- a CDS encoding H/ACA RNA-protein complex protein Gar1, with amino-acid sequence MKNNLTEIGEFIKPILKNKALIKLRKDINYVDINIIGKIAYDSNGAEIGRILDVIGNVEQPYALVNINYEISHLGKIFVSFKQRRRKR; translated from the coding sequence ATGAAAAACAACCTTACGGAGATTGGAGAATTTATCAAACCTATACTTAAAAATAAGGCTCTAATTAAACTAAGAAAAGATATTAATTATGTAGATATTAATATAATAGGAAAAATTGCATACGATTCAAATGGAGCAGAAATAGGGAGGATTTTAGACGTAATAGGAAACGTTGAACAACCATATGCTTTAGTAAATATTAATTACGAAATTTCTCACCTTGGTAAAATATTTGTCAGTTTTAAGCAAAGGAGGAGAAAGAGATGA
- a CDS encoding transcription initiation factor IIB family protein has product MKCPNCGLENVITQDHKEGILVCTNCGYVIEENIIDLGPDWRAYNSKDRNERERVGSPSTPKVHDWGFHTIIGFGRAKDRIKTIKMQRIQNKIRVSQKDKKLVTLLSILNDESAKLELPEHVKETASLILRKMVENGLTKRIDQYVLVIASLYYSCQVNNIPRHLQEFKSRYSISSSELWKALERVQSAAKSIPEFRPKLRPTEYIPKIIDRLRLPPIIGTKASELVDYMYKQGLTSGKGYLSLSAASVYLISALMDIKKTQKEVAEALDITEVTIRNRYKEIIDSFDITVML; this is encoded by the coding sequence ATGAAATGTCCCAATTGTGGATTAGAAAATGTAATAACACAAGATCATAAGGAAGGTATATTAGTTTGCACTAATTGCGGATACGTGATAGAGGAGAACATAATAGATTTAGGACCAGATTGGAGAGCGTATAATTCTAAGGATAGAAATGAGAGAGAAAGAGTCGGGAGCCCATCAACTCCGAAGGTTCACGATTGGGGGTTTCATACTATAATCGGTTTCGGGAGAGCTAAAGACAGAATAAAAACAATTAAAATGCAAAGAATTCAAAATAAGATCAGAGTATCTCAAAAAGACAAAAAATTAGTAACATTACTATCAATACTAAATGATGAAAGTGCAAAGCTAGAACTGCCTGAACACGTCAAAGAAACAGCGTCACTGATATTAAGGAAAATGGTAGAGAATGGATTAACTAAAAGGATAGATCAGTACGTCCTAGTGATAGCGTCATTATACTATTCATGTCAAGTAAATAACATACCTAGACACTTACAAGAGTTCAAATCAAGGTACTCAATTTCATCTAGCGAATTATGGAAGGCTTTAGAAAGAGTTCAAAGCGCAGCAAAATCGATACCAGAGTTTAGACCTAAATTGAGACCAACTGAGTATATACCAAAGATAATTGATAGACTGAGATTACCTCCAATAATAGGAACAAAGGCATCAGAGCTTGTAGACTATATGTACAAACAAGGACTAACGAGCGGAAAAGGTTATCTATCCCTTAGCGCAGCATCTGTATATCTCATCTCTGCTTTAATGGACATTAAGAAAACACAAAAGGAAGTAGCTGAGGCTTTAGACATAACAGAAGTAACTATAAGAAACAGATATAAGGAAATAATAGATAGTTTTGACATTACAGTAATGCTTTAG
- a CDS encoding transcription factor TFIIIC, giving the protein MDTDSINYEELIHKKIREMGEKGISQQELAKSMGIPIREVSIIVKKLVEKKLIAKKAVKENGKNVVKLFPINNTYDLNIYIKLESIQDIPCLNCKSLTKCGNGAHVSPQSCGKLSNWILDRLAA; this is encoded by the coding sequence ATGGATACAGATTCAATAAATTATGAGGAGTTAATTCATAAAAAAATAAGGGAAATGGGAGAAAAAGGGATTTCTCAACAAGAACTTGCGAAAAGTATGGGTATACCAATTAGGGAAGTTAGTATAATTGTTAAAAAACTCGTCGAAAAGAAACTTATTGCTAAAAAAGCTGTAAAAGAAAACGGTAAAAACGTAGTTAAACTGTTCCCAATAAATAATACTTATGACTTAAATATATACATTAAATTAGAAAGTATACAAGATATTCCTTGCCTCAATTGTAAAAGCTTAACTAAATGTGGAAATGGGGCTCACGTTAGTCCTCAGTCATGTGGGAAATTATCCAATTGGATATTAGATAGATTAGCTGCTTAA
- a CDS encoding tRNA (guanine(26)-N(2))-dimethyltransferase: protein MKLKEIVEGKAKILIPDPSEYTKEGKFDPSWAPVFYNPKMVLNRDISVIVVSTLRPKIVVDTLSATGIRGIRYFLESWRSENLIFNDKNTEAVNLIKQNLKLNGIDDNVTKVYNRDANSLLYEIKADYVDIDPFGTPAPFILSSINATIRKGVVAITATDLSALTGSSVLSARRKYDVINSKLSSSKELGIRVLIGKVIREASIMEKTVYPLFSFYSDYYYRLFLRVDKGAKKADKAIQTLKYFGECQKCGFQQFLDERCNKIKCPRCGGEMTVIGPLYYGSINDKEFIQMIESSMEKFEYVSTFSKLEKLVSVIKDECIYDSVYYKLDKIASKNKIKNIPQINKILECLGDGVRTHFDSVGIKTNKEYEEVINCMKKLSS from the coding sequence ATGAAATTAAAGGAGATAGTGGAGGGAAAAGCTAAAATACTCATACCAGATCCTTCTGAATATACAAAAGAAGGTAAATTTGATCCATCTTGGGCTCCCGTATTCTATAATCCTAAAATGGTACTTAATAGAGATATAAGTGTAATAGTTGTAAGTACACTAAGGCCAAAGATAGTAGTAGATACTTTGAGCGCTACAGGTATAAGGGGCATAAGATATTTTCTAGAATCTTGGAGAAGTGAGAATTTAATATTCAACGATAAGAATACAGAAGCTGTAAATCTGATCAAACAAAACCTGAAGCTCAATGGAATTGATGATAACGTAACTAAAGTGTATAACAGAGATGCTAACTCACTACTTTATGAAATAAAGGCTGATTATGTGGATATAGATCCTTTTGGAACTCCAGCTCCATTTATATTATCCTCAATAAATGCTACCATAAGGAAAGGAGTGGTAGCAATTACAGCTACTGATCTATCAGCATTAACTGGTTCTTCCGTTTTATCTGCTAGGAGAAAATATGATGTTATTAACTCAAAACTATCGTCGTCGAAAGAATTGGGAATAAGAGTTTTAATAGGCAAAGTTATAAGAGAAGCATCCATAATGGAGAAGACTGTATATCCTCTATTCTCTTTTTATTCTGACTACTATTATCGATTATTTCTTAGGGTCGATAAAGGTGCTAAGAAAGCAGACAAGGCTATTCAAACTCTTAAATATTTTGGAGAATGCCAGAAATGCGGTTTCCAACAATTCTTAGACGAAAGATGTAATAAGATCAAATGCCCTAGATGTGGAGGAGAGATGACTGTAATAGGTCCACTATATTATGGTTCTATCAATGATAAAGAGTTCATTCAAATGATTGAAAGTTCTATGGAAAAGTTCGAATATGTTAGTACGTTTAGTAAGTTAGAAAAGCTTGTCAGTGTCATTAAGGATGAGTGTATTTACGATTCTGTGTATTATAAACTTGACAAGATTGCTTCTAAGAATAAGATTAAAAATATACCACAAATTAATAAAATTCTAGAATGTTTAGGCGATGGAGTTAGAACTCATTTTGATTCAGTTGGAATTAAAACTAATAAAGAATATGAAGAAGTAATTAATTGTATGAAAAAGTTAAGCAGCTAA
- a CDS encoding helix-turn-helix domain-containing protein: MNTKIIDEILDTLELKKYSYTLIKYPEHSRKSVDLIINSREPAIVKFSANEKVSKDEIADLKKLAVSSNKASLIITNEEQDDIVSIKADNVFAISPEGLMRVLNGEKIFLYRTRGGIFIKIRHDVLKTRREMIGYSIGDLAKLLGVSRKAIYDYERGDSDVSLEIAERLIDLFGDEIIGDIIRDSVKVKRDLEEEDEVSDTSVENFKVKLIHILKEEGLKVLSLKLTAVDLIVKPSGDKNEKYMIVIEGKDYAKSLKKFNEAKKIASYTNSELLVVSRSSRVMRECESLGYKTYEENSIHSLIDEIKGDSGGKS; this comes from the coding sequence ATGAATACAAAGATTATCGATGAAATATTGGATACGCTTGAATTAAAAAAGTACAGTTACACTTTAATTAAATACCCAGAACATAGTAGGAAATCAGTTGACTTAATAATAAATTCGAGAGAACCGGCAATAGTTAAGTTTTCAGCAAATGAAAAAGTTAGTAAAGACGAGATAGCTGATCTAAAAAAGTTAGCTGTTTCGAGCAATAAAGCATCTTTGATAATCACTAATGAGGAACAAGATGATATAGTATCAATTAAGGCTGATAACGTTTTCGCAATATCTCCCGAAGGTCTTATGAGAGTACTGAACGGCGAGAAAATCTTCTTATATAGGACTAGGGGAGGTATATTTATAAAAATAAGACATGATGTGTTGAAGACTAGAAGAGAGATGATAGGATATAGTATAGGCGATTTGGCTAAGCTTCTGGGAGTTTCCAGAAAGGCTATATACGATTATGAAAGAGGAGATTCTGATGTTTCCTTAGAAATAGCGGAGAGATTAATAGATTTGTTTGGAGATGAAATAATAGGAGATATAATAAGAGATTCAGTAAAAGTTAAAAGAGACCTAGAAGAAGAGGATGAAGTTTCTGATACCTCGGTAGAGAATTTTAAAGTCAAGTTAATACATATTCTAAAAGAAGAAGGATTAAAGGTACTTTCTCTTAAACTTACTGCTGTAGATTTAATAGTCAAACCTTCCGGTGATAAAAACGAGAAATATATGATTGTGATAGAAGGCAAGGATTACGCTAAATCGTTAAAGAAGTTTAATGAAGCTAAGAAAATTGCCTCATATACCAACTCAGAGCTATTAGTCGTTTCAAGAAGTTCAAGAGTCATGAGAGAGTGTGAAAGTTTAGGATATAAAACTTATGAGGAGAATAGTATACACTCTTTAATAGATGAAATTAAAGGAGATAGTGGAGGGAAAAGCTAA
- a CDS encoding DUF61 family protein codes for MIDKIFEIGLKDLFSSTPAEYITLKEALEGKRVIKLNNGFYHELKEDEIDNLSKRVPIYLWSLVKIPLLFTKSTELGEFHINGGEWERKLVSVLLHKEIGNVILTTDVERLLKEYPSLIFIILSPTLFMESESSEM; via the coding sequence TTGATAGATAAGATATTTGAAATTGGACTTAAAGATTTATTCTCCTCTACGCCTGCAGAATATATTACGTTAAAAGAGGCATTGGAGGGAAAGCGTGTCATTAAATTGAATAATGGTTTTTATCATGAATTAAAGGAAGATGAGATTGATAATCTTTCAAAAAGAGTTCCAATATATCTTTGGTCATTAGTTAAGATTCCTTTATTGTTTACTAAGTCCACTGAGCTAGGTGAATTTCATATTAACGGCGGGGAATGGGAAAGGAAATTAGTTTCAGTTTTATTGCATAAAGAGATAGGCAATGTAATATTAACTACTGATGTAGAAAGACTATTAAAGGAGTATCCTTCATTAATATTTATAATTTTGAGTCCTACACTATTTATGGAATCAGAATCAAGTGAGATGTAA
- a CDS encoding fibrillarin-like rRNA/tRNA 2'-O-methyltransferase gives MSEVIKVRPIENLENVYECEFNDNTTKLCTKNLAPGYNVYGERLIKYEGVEYREWNAFRSKLAGAILKGLKYNPIKKDEKVLYLGAASGTTVSHVSDIVELRGKVYSVEFSPRVVRELLLVAQKRPNVFPILADARFPQNYRTIVEDVNVIYVDIAQPDQTDIAIYNAQFFLKKDGYMFLVIKARSIDVTKDPKEIYKSEVEKMENAGFETIQIINLDPYDRDHAIVLSRYKG, from the coding sequence ATGTCGGAAGTAATTAAGGTTAGACCGATAGAGAACCTTGAGAACGTATATGAATGCGAATTTAACGATAATACTACTAAACTGTGTACTAAGAATTTAGCTCCAGGGTATAATGTTTATGGAGAAAGATTAATCAAGTATGAGGGAGTGGAATATAGGGAGTGGAACGCGTTTAGAAGCAAGCTAGCGGGTGCTATCTTGAAGGGTTTAAAGTATAATCCTATTAAGAAGGATGAAAAAGTGTTGTATTTAGGCGCAGCTTCTGGTACCACGGTCAGCCACGTTTCTGATATTGTTGAGCTTCGAGGAAAGGTGTATAGTGTAGAGTTTTCGCCTAGGGTTGTGAGAGAATTATTACTTGTAGCCCAAAAGAGGCCTAATGTGTTTCCAATATTAGCTGATGCTAGATTTCCACAAAACTATAGGACAATAGTAGAAGACGTTAACGTAATTTATGTGGATATAGCTCAGCCAGATCAGACAGATATTGCAATTTACAACGCTCAATTCTTCTTAAAGAAAGACGGTTATATGTTTTTGGTTATAAAGGCTAGAAGCATTGATGTAACTAAAGATCCTAAAGAGATTTATAAATCTGAAGTAGAGAAAATGGAGAACGCTGGATTTGAGACTATCCAAATCATAAACTTAGATCCTTATGATAGGGATCATGCAATTGTTTTAAGTAGGTATAAAGGGTAG
- a CDS encoding C/D box methylation guide ribonucleoprotein complex aNOP56 subunit (functions along with aFIB and aL7a; guides 2'-O-methylation of ribose to specific sites in RNAs) — protein sequence MMKIYLIEHVIGSFAYDQDGKLIDSVINQRELGKLTEELINNEKGVPFSSTIELLKKLKIDEVVTENEAEIPKLQELGYKAIYEPHNKVSRIFRDNVQKIAVESKFAKDEEDYYNFLYELSLEYTRRKLRSASQRRDLLAIQAVRAIDDIDKTINLFSERLREWYSIHFPELDKLIEDHREYASIVSKFGDRNSINKEDLSEIVSNDTKINRIIDAAKKSIGADISEDDLTSMRMISDTIIQLYDIRKNLTNYLESVMKEVAPNVTAIVGPTLGARLLSLAGSLEELAKMPASTIQVLGAEKALFRALRGGGRPPKHGVIFQYPAIHTSPRWQRGKIARALAAKLAIAARVDAFSGRFIGDQLNEQLKKRIEEIKEKYAQPPPRKPQQQPQKPKREEKGKKGGKRKNKRK from the coding sequence GTGATGAAAATATATTTGATTGAACACGTAATTGGATCCTTTGCTTACGATCAAGATGGTAAACTAATAGACAGTGTAATTAACCAGAGGGAATTGGGTAAGCTAACCGAAGAGCTGATAAATAATGAAAAGGGAGTCCCATTCTCTTCAACAATTGAGCTACTGAAAAAACTAAAGATAGATGAAGTTGTAACGGAAAATGAAGCTGAGATTCCGAAATTACAAGAGCTTGGATATAAGGCAATATATGAACCTCATAATAAAGTATCAAGAATATTTAGAGATAATGTACAGAAGATTGCAGTAGAGAGTAAGTTTGCTAAGGATGAAGAAGATTATTATAATTTTCTCTATGAGTTATCATTAGAATATACAAGGAGGAAGTTGAGATCAGCCTCGCAAAGAAGGGATCTTTTGGCGATTCAGGCAGTAAGAGCAATAGACGATATTGATAAGACTATAAATCTGTTCTCAGAAAGGTTAAGGGAATGGTATAGTATTCATTTCCCAGAATTAGATAAATTAATAGAGGACCATCGAGAATATGCTAGTATAGTTTCTAAGTTTGGTGATAGAAATAGTATAAATAAAGAGGATTTGAGCGAAATAGTTTCAAATGATACCAAAATAAATAGGATTATTGACGCTGCTAAGAAAAGTATAGGTGCTGATATCTCAGAAGACGATTTAACATCTATGAGGATGATATCAGATACTATAATTCAGTTATATGACATAAGAAAGAATTTGACTAATTATTTAGAAAGTGTTATGAAAGAAGTAGCACCTAATGTTACAGCTATAGTTGGACCAACGCTAGGTGCTAGATTATTAAGTTTAGCTGGTAGTTTAGAGGAATTGGCTAAAATGCCAGCAAGTACTATTCAAGTTTTAGGGGCAGAAAAAGCGTTATTTAGAGCGTTAAGAGGTGGAGGTAGACCTCCTAAACATGGTGTTATATTCCAATACCCAGCGATACACACTTCTCCCAGATGGCAAAGAGGCAAGATAGCTAGAGCGTTAGCAGCTAAATTAGCTATAGCTGCCAGAGTTGACGCTTTTAGTGGTAGATTTATTGGCGATCAGTTAAATGAACAATTGAAAAAGCGGATTGAAGAAATTAAAGAGAAATACGCTCAACCTCCACCAAGAAAACCACAACAGCAACCTCAAAAGCCTAAAAGAGAGGAAAAAGGTAAAAAAGGTGGAAAGAGAAAGAATAAGAGGAAGTGA
- a CDS encoding 30S ribosomal protein S30e: MPSHGSLTKAGKVRSQTPKIQPKEKHKEVPRVRNKKEYEKRILKAKPEERAVAR; this comes from the coding sequence ATGCCATCCCACGGATCGTTAACAAAAGCTGGAAAAGTAAGAAGTCAAACACCTAAAATTCAGCCGAAGGAGAAACATAAAGAAGTACCAAGAGTAAGAAACAAGAAAGAATATGAGAAGAGAATATTAAAGGCTAAACCAGAAGAGCGTGCAGTTGCTAGATAA